A genomic window from Brassica oleracea var. oleracea cultivar TO1000 chromosome C8, BOL, whole genome shotgun sequence includes:
- the LOC106309616 gene encoding 50S ribosomal protein L35, chloroplastic, with amino-acid sequence MASLSMASVNLSFPPLRSSPKVSTHASVQFARFSSSSLASAHCISGLRAVLPQKISTVVSQRLQTLTVFAHKGYKMKTHKASAKRFRVTGRGKIVRRRSGKQHLLAKKNNKRKLRLSKMHEVSRSDYDNVIGALPYLKVNRKAT; translated from the exons ATGGCGTCTCTCTCCATGGCTTCCGTTAACCTTAGCTTCCCTCCCTTACGCTCTTCTCCAAAGGTCTCCACTCACGCTTCCGTTCAATTCGCTCGGTTCAGCTCGTCGAGTCTTGCCTCAGCTCACTGCATTTCTGGGCTTCGCGCGGTTCTTCCTCAGAAGATATCCACCGTTGTCTCTCAGAGGCTTCAGACTCTTACCGTTTTCGCTCATAAGGGCTACAAGATGAAGACCCACAAG GCCTCAGCGAAGAGGTTCAGGGTGACGGGTAGAGGGAAGATAGTGAGGAGGAGATCCGGGAAGCAGCATTTGTTAGCTAAGAAGAACAACAAGAGGAAGCTGCGTCTTTCCAAAATG CATGAAGTGAGCCGGAGTGACTATGACAATGTGATCGGCGCTCTTCCCTACCTGAAAGTCAACCGAAAGGCGACTTAA
- the LOC106308112 gene encoding QWRF motif-containing protein 4-like, producing METFNGSKKASMRKQQQQSLTDTTRPPLVPAEKNNAVAASATRRSRTMEVSSRYRSSTPTKTRRCTSPNATRTVSSSRAVSAERKRSSTPTTPTDPSTPVSDVPVSSRRLSTTCQGLWPSTMRSLSVSFQSDSVSVPVSKKEKPLVSIDRTLRPSSNITHKQKSVTTTTSTSVSRSPLKGKSVSENSKPVDGGTHSRLIEQHRWPSRIGGKPMNRSLDLGDKAVRRIPNKPLQKSSSDTARLLSCYESCGLAMSPTSSEDLESRQRLLSASPLDRATSARVHPLSAPGSRTASPSRSSFSSSSSNSRGMSPLRGLSPSRGSCLRSSTPPRGVSPSRIRQTNTCTQSSTTTTTSVLSFIADVKKGKKTTYIEDVHQLRLLYNRYSQWRFANARAEGVRYIQRLIAEETLYNVWHATSELRDLVTTQRICLQQMKLEMKLDDILNKQMVCLEDWAILEREHVSSLAGAIADLEANTLRLPLTGGTKVDLRSLELAMSSALDVMHAMGSSIWSLHSQMEEVTRLVSDLAVIATKENFMLGRCEDILASTAIMEVEESSLMTHLMQKKQEEEEMMLSLPCCH from the exons ATGGAAACGTTTAATGGTTCCAAGAAAGCATCAATGCGGAAGCAGCAACAGCAATCTCTAACAGATACTACAAGACCGCCTCTTGTCCCAGCGGAGAAGAACAATGCAGTTGCTGCTTCCGCCACTCGCCGGTCCAGAACAATGGAAGTCAGTTCAAGATACAGATCATCAACTCCCACTAAAACAAGGAGATGCACTTCGCCTAACGCCACGAGGACTGTCTCTTCAAGCAGAGCTGTTTCAGCTGAAAGGAAACGCTCCTCAACGCCAACCACTCCCACTGATCCGTCCACACCGGTTAGTGATGTACCGGTTTCGTCTAGGAGACTATCTACTACTTGTCAAGGCTTATGGCCTTCTACTATGAGAAGCCTCAGCGTTTCATTTCAGTCTGATTCAGTCTCGGTTCCTGTCAGTAAGAAGGAGAAACCACTTGTTTCGATTGATCGGACACTGAGACCATCTTCGAATATTACACATAAACAAAAGAGTGTGACAACAACAACATCGACGTCTGTGTCAAGAAGTCCATTGAAAGGGAAGAGTGTATCAGAGAATTCAAAACCTGTAGATGGTGGTACTCATAGTAGGTTAATAGAACAGCATCGATGGCCTAGTAGAATCGGTGGAAAGCCTATGAACAGAAGCTTGGATCTTGGTGATAAAGCGGTTAGGAGAATCCCTAACAAACCTCTACAGAAGTCTTCTAGTGATACAGCGAGGTTGTTGTCCTGTTATGAAAGTTGTGGATTAGCTATGTCTCCAACAAGCTCAGAAGATTTAGAGTCTAGACAGAGGCTTTTGTCTGCAAGTCCATTAGATAGGGCAACTTCAGCTAGAGTGCATCCCTTGTCTGCTCCAGGATCACGCACTGCTTCTCCTAGCAGATCCTCGTTTTCATCATCATCCTCTAACTCTAGAGGGATGAGTCCCTTGAGAGGATTGAGTCCTTCAAGAGGCTCTTGTTTGAGATCGTCTACACCGCCGAGAGGTGTGAGTCCTTCCCGGATAAGACAAACCAACACGTGCACACAATCGAGTACCACCACCACAACATCGGTTCTTAGTTTCATCGCTGATGTCAAGAAAGGAAAAAAGACAACTTACATTGAAGATGTTCATCAGCTCCGCTTGTTATATAATAGATATTCGCAGTGGCGGTTCGCAAATGCTAGAGCTGAGGGTGTAAGATATATTCAGAGGTTAATTGCTGAG GAAACTCTATACAATGTCTGGCATGCAACATCGGAGCTGAGAGATCTTGTGACAACCCAAAGAATTTGCCTCCAACAGATGAAGCTAGAAATGAAGCTTGATGATATCTTAAATAAGCAG ATGGTTTGCCTTGAAGATTGGGCCATTCTTGAGAGAGAACATGTCAGTTCTCTAGCTGGCGCCATTGCAGACCTGGAAGCAAATACTCTGCGCCTTCCACTAACCGGAGGAACAAAG GTGGACCTCAGATCTCTGGAGTTGGCTATGTCTTCAGCTCTTGATGTAATGCATGCTATGGGATCATCCATATGGTCTTTACACTCTCAG ATGGAAGAGGTGACTAGGCTTGTTTCAGATCTCGCTGTTATAGCTACAAAGGAGAATTTTATGCTTGGCAGATGTGAAGATATCTTGGCATCAACAGCAATCATGGAG GTAGAAGAGAGTAGCCTCATGACTCATTTAATGCAAAAGAAGCAAGAAGAAGAAGAGATGATGCTAAGTCTCCCTTGTTGCCATTAA
- the LOC106309717 gene encoding nucleoid-associated protein PCC8801_2554 — protein MASTTDFTKSLLSPFSQHGFNSQRGSSRQNKNATWPNQHKPNRSLRVNGLFGGGNNKDNNNTEDGQSKAGGIFGNMQNMYETVKKAQMVVQVEAVRVQKELAAAEFDGYCEGELVKVTLSGNQQPIRTDITEAAMELGSEKLSLLVTEAYKDAHAKSVVAMKERMSDLAQSLGMPPGLSEGMK, from the exons ATGGCTTCAACCACCGATTTCACAAAGTCTTTACTATCTCCCTTCTCCCAACATG GCTTTAATTCCCAGAGAGGAAGTAGCAGACAGAACAAGAACGCGACATGGCCGAATCAGCACAAGCCCAATAGGTCTCTTCGTGTGAACGGGTTGTTCGGAGGTGGAAACAACAAAGATAATAATAATACTGAGGATGGACAGTCAAAG GCAGGAGGAATCTTTGGTAATATGCAGAATATGTATGAGACTGTCAAGAAAGCTCAAATGGTTGTTCAAGTTGAGGCGGTTCGTGTTCAAAAAGAGTTAGCTGC CGCAGAGTTTGATGGTTATTGTGAAGGCGAGCTTGTCAAG GTTACGTTATCAGGTAACCAGCAACCGATCCGAACTGATATAACAGAGGCAGCAATGGAGTTAGGCTCTGAG AAACTTTCACTGTTGGTCACGGAGGCTTACAAGGACGCGCACGCGAAGAGTGTCGTG GCTATGAAAGAAAGAATGAGTGACCTTGCGCAGAGCTTAGGCATGCCACCTGGCCTCAGCGAAGGAATGAAGTAA
- the LOC106310223 gene encoding serine carboxypeptidase-like 22 isoform X1: MARTHLFLFLLVLSSSPLSSAATTVSSSSSSSREQEEDRIEALPGQPKVGFSQFSGYVTVNESHGRSLFYWLTESSSSPHTKPLLLWLNGGPGCSSIAYGATEEIGPFRINRGSNLYLNSFSWNIEANLLFLESPVGVGFSYTNTSSDFKEFGDERTAQENLIFLIKWMSRFPQYQYRDFYIAGESYAGHYVPQLAKKINEYNKAFNKPTINIKGFMVGNPDMDKNNDKLGTITYWWSHAMISDTNYNLILRNCNFTADSFTKECNSSIYNAAADFGEIDQYSIYTPKCVRMKQMRKAVLARQTTEYDPCTESYADIYYNRPDVQRAMHANQTAIPYKWTACSDPVFNNWNWRLSDNSMLPIYKELMEAGLRIWVYSGDTDSVIPVTATRFSISKHNLPVKTRWYPWYSGNQVGGRTEVYEGLTFVTVRGAGHEVPLFKPQSALILLKYFLAGKELPRSY; this comes from the exons ATGGCAAGAACACATTTGTTCCTTTTTCTACTAGTGCTTTCATCATCACCATTATCATCAGCAGCAACAACAGTATCATCATCATCATCATCATCAAGAGAGCAAGAGGAGGACAGGATCGAAGCACTTCCAGGGCAACCAAAAGTAGGATTCTCACAGTTTTCGGGTTATGTGACAGTGAACGAGTCACACGGCCGGTCACTCTTTTACTGGCTCACTGAGTCATCTTCTTCCCCTCACACGAAACCACTTCTTCTTTGGCTCAATGGAG GACCGGGCTGCTCGTCTATTGCGTATGGAGCTACGGAGGAAATTGGACCATTTCGGATCAACAGAGGTTCAAATCTCTATCTCAACAGTTTTTCTTGGAACATAG AGGCAAACCTTTTGTTTCTGGAATCACCCGTTGGAGTTGGATTTTCATACACTAACACAAGCTCCGATTTCAAAGAGTTCGGAGACGAACGTACAG CTCAGGAAAACCTGATATTTCTTATTAAGTGGATGTCAAGATTTCCTCAGTATCAATATAGAGATTTTTACATTGCTGGTGAAAGCTACGCTG GGCATTATGTTCCTCAGCTTGCCAAAAAGATCAATGAGTACAACAAAGCCTTCAATAAACCAACCATCAATATCAAAGGATTCATG GTTGGAAACCCAGACATGGACAAAAACAACGACAAGTTAGGGACCATAACATATTGGTGGTCTCACGCGATGATCTCCGATACAAACTACAACCTCATCCTCAGAAACTGCAATTTCACGGCAGACAGTTTCACCAAAGAGTGCAACTCTTCAATTTACAATGCTGCGGCAGACTTTGGTGAAATCGATCAGTACAGCATCTACACACCCAAGTGTGTACGAATGAAGCAAATGCGCAAAGCCGTGCTAGCTAGACAGACTACAGAGTATGACCCTTGTACCGAGAGCTACGCTGATATATACTATAACCGCCCTGATGTACAGCGAGCTATGCATGCAAACCAGACAGCCATTCCTTATAAATGGACAGCTTGCAG TGACCCTGTGTTTAATAACTGGAATTGGAGACTGTCTGACAATTCGATGTTGCCGATATACAAAGAACTCATGGAGGCTGGTCTAAGGATATGGGTATATAG CGGTGATACAGACTCGGTGATTCCAGTGACAGCGACTCGGTTTTCCATCAGCAAACATAATCTTCCAGTAAAAACTCGTTGGTACCCTTGGTACTCCGGGAACCAG GTAGGAGGAAGAACAGAAGTATATGAGGGGCTTACCTTTGTGACGGTAAGAGGAGCGGGCCACGAGGTGCCATTGTTCAAACCGCAGAGTGCACTGATTCTTTTAAAATATTTCTTGGCTGGCAAAGAGCTACCAAGATCTTATTAG
- the LOC106310223 gene encoding serine carboxypeptidase-like 22 isoform X2 translates to MARTHLFLFLLVLSSSPLSSAATTVSSSSSSSREQEEDRIEALPGQPKVGFSQFSGYVTVNESHGRSLFYWLTESSSSPHTKPLLLWLNGGPGCSSIAYGATEEIGPFRINRGSNLYLNSFSWNIEANLLFLESPVGVGFSYTNTSSDFKEFGDERTGHYVPQLAKKINEYNKAFNKPTINIKGFMVGNPDMDKNNDKLGTITYWWSHAMISDTNYNLILRNCNFTADSFTKECNSSIYNAAADFGEIDQYSIYTPKCVRMKQMRKAVLARQTTEYDPCTESYADIYYNRPDVQRAMHANQTAIPYKWTACSDPVFNNWNWRLSDNSMLPIYKELMEAGLRIWVYSGDTDSVIPVTATRFSISKHNLPVKTRWYPWYSGNQVGGRTEVYEGLTFVTVRGAGHEVPLFKPQSALILLKYFLAGKELPRSY, encoded by the exons ATGGCAAGAACACATTTGTTCCTTTTTCTACTAGTGCTTTCATCATCACCATTATCATCAGCAGCAACAACAGTATCATCATCATCATCATCATCAAGAGAGCAAGAGGAGGACAGGATCGAAGCACTTCCAGGGCAACCAAAAGTAGGATTCTCACAGTTTTCGGGTTATGTGACAGTGAACGAGTCACACGGCCGGTCACTCTTTTACTGGCTCACTGAGTCATCTTCTTCCCCTCACACGAAACCACTTCTTCTTTGGCTCAATGGAG GACCGGGCTGCTCGTCTATTGCGTATGGAGCTACGGAGGAAATTGGACCATTTCGGATCAACAGAGGTTCAAATCTCTATCTCAACAGTTTTTCTTGGAACATAG AGGCAAACCTTTTGTTTCTGGAATCACCCGTTGGAGTTGGATTTTCATACACTAACACAAGCTCCGATTTCAAAGAGTTCGGAGACGAACGTACAG GGCATTATGTTCCTCAGCTTGCCAAAAAGATCAATGAGTACAACAAAGCCTTCAATAAACCAACCATCAATATCAAAGGATTCATG GTTGGAAACCCAGACATGGACAAAAACAACGACAAGTTAGGGACCATAACATATTGGTGGTCTCACGCGATGATCTCCGATACAAACTACAACCTCATCCTCAGAAACTGCAATTTCACGGCAGACAGTTTCACCAAAGAGTGCAACTCTTCAATTTACAATGCTGCGGCAGACTTTGGTGAAATCGATCAGTACAGCATCTACACACCCAAGTGTGTACGAATGAAGCAAATGCGCAAAGCCGTGCTAGCTAGACAGACTACAGAGTATGACCCTTGTACCGAGAGCTACGCTGATATATACTATAACCGCCCTGATGTACAGCGAGCTATGCATGCAAACCAGACAGCCATTCCTTATAAATGGACAGCTTGCAG TGACCCTGTGTTTAATAACTGGAATTGGAGACTGTCTGACAATTCGATGTTGCCGATATACAAAGAACTCATGGAGGCTGGTCTAAGGATATGGGTATATAG CGGTGATACAGACTCGGTGATTCCAGTGACAGCGACTCGGTTTTCCATCAGCAAACATAATCTTCCAGTAAAAACTCGTTGGTACCCTTGGTACTCCGGGAACCAG GTAGGAGGAAGAACAGAAGTATATGAGGGGCTTACCTTTGTGACGGTAAGAGGAGCGGGCCACGAGGTGCCATTGTTCAAACCGCAGAGTGCACTGATTCTTTTAAAATATTTCTTGGCTGGCAAAGAGCTACCAAGATCTTATTAG
- the LOC106310223 gene encoding serine carboxypeptidase-like 22 isoform X3, translating into MEVAKSTGPGCSSIAYGATEEIGPFRINRGSNLYLNSFSWNIEANLLFLESPVGVGFSYTNTSSDFKEFGDERTAQENLIFLIKWMSRFPQYQYRDFYIAGESYAGHYVPQLAKKINEYNKAFNKPTINIKGFMVGNPDMDKNNDKLGTITYWWSHAMISDTNYNLILRNCNFTADSFTKECNSSIYNAAADFGEIDQYSIYTPKCVRMKQMRKAVLARQTTEYDPCTESYADIYYNRPDVQRAMHANQTAIPYKWTACSDPVFNNWNWRLSDNSMLPIYKELMEAGLRIWVYSGDTDSVIPVTATRFSISKHNLPVKTRWYPWYSGNQVGGRTEVYEGLTFVTVRGAGHEVPLFKPQSALILLKYFLAGKELPRSY; encoded by the exons ATGGAG GTAGCTAAATCTACAGGACCGGGCTGCTCGTCTATTGCGTATGGAGCTACGGAGGAAATTGGACCATTTCGGATCAACAGAGGTTCAAATCTCTATCTCAACAGTTTTTCTTGGAACATAG AGGCAAACCTTTTGTTTCTGGAATCACCCGTTGGAGTTGGATTTTCATACACTAACACAAGCTCCGATTTCAAAGAGTTCGGAGACGAACGTACAG CTCAGGAAAACCTGATATTTCTTATTAAGTGGATGTCAAGATTTCCTCAGTATCAATATAGAGATTTTTACATTGCTGGTGAAAGCTACGCTG GGCATTATGTTCCTCAGCTTGCCAAAAAGATCAATGAGTACAACAAAGCCTTCAATAAACCAACCATCAATATCAAAGGATTCATG GTTGGAAACCCAGACATGGACAAAAACAACGACAAGTTAGGGACCATAACATATTGGTGGTCTCACGCGATGATCTCCGATACAAACTACAACCTCATCCTCAGAAACTGCAATTTCACGGCAGACAGTTTCACCAAAGAGTGCAACTCTTCAATTTACAATGCTGCGGCAGACTTTGGTGAAATCGATCAGTACAGCATCTACACACCCAAGTGTGTACGAATGAAGCAAATGCGCAAAGCCGTGCTAGCTAGACAGACTACAGAGTATGACCCTTGTACCGAGAGCTACGCTGATATATACTATAACCGCCCTGATGTACAGCGAGCTATGCATGCAAACCAGACAGCCATTCCTTATAAATGGACAGCTTGCAG TGACCCTGTGTTTAATAACTGGAATTGGAGACTGTCTGACAATTCGATGTTGCCGATATACAAAGAACTCATGGAGGCTGGTCTAAGGATATGGGTATATAG CGGTGATACAGACTCGGTGATTCCAGTGACAGCGACTCGGTTTTCCATCAGCAAACATAATCTTCCAGTAAAAACTCGTTGGTACCCTTGGTACTCCGGGAACCAG GTAGGAGGAAGAACAGAAGTATATGAGGGGCTTACCTTTGTGACGGTAAGAGGAGCGGGCCACGAGGTGCCATTGTTCAAACCGCAGAGTGCACTGATTCTTTTAAAATATTTCTTGGCTGGCAAAGAGCTACCAAGATCTTATTAG
- the LOC106310966 gene encoding early nodulin-like protein 3: protein MASLIPILSLVFLLFAAFYHLGEARNFTVGGSVPGWKVPDPANNTLKNWAEGRRFIVGDTLVFHYDNKTNDSVLEVTEENYKNCITEKPVNEYKGEPAMVTLSVSGPHYFISGAPGNCQKDEKLIVAVQSTQHPPIPKPNAPTVPTPSKSPTTVTAPAPAPSTAVGLVAGSGIFWAIVAIIGFAWA, encoded by the exons ATGGCGTCTTTGATTCCCATTTTGTCTCTAGTATTTCTCTTATTTGCAGCATTCTACCATCTTGGTGAGGCCAGAAACTTCACTGTGGGAGGATCAGTTCCCGGATGGAAGGTTCCAGATCCAGCCAACAACACTCTCAAAAATTGGGCAGAGGGCCGTCGATTCATAGTCGGAGACACTCTCG TGTTTCACTACGATAACAAGACGAACGATTCGGTGTTAGAAGTGACAGAAGAAAACTACAAAAACTGCATCACAGAAAAACCAGTGAATGAATACAAAGGGGAACCCGCCATGGTGACACTTAGTGTCTCAGGTCCACACTACTTCATCAGTGGAGCTCCCGGTAATTGCCAGAAAGATGAGAAGTTGATCGTTGCGGTTCAGTCAACTCAACACCCTCCCATTCCCAAGCCCAACGCTCCTACAGTACCAACTCCTTCAAAATCACCTACTACCGTGACAGCTCCTGCACCAGCTCCGAGCACTGCCGTTGGGTTGGTTGCAGGAAGTGGCATCTTCTGGGCCATTGTCGCTATCATTGGCTTCGCTTGGGCTTAA
- the LOC106312466 gene encoding probable cyclic nucleotide-gated ion channel 6: protein MESKSQVISGHREKFIRLDSMDPRSPEAGLNRCTLNIQRPKRFTQATKASSGSFKKGFRKGSEGLWSIGRSIGLGVSRAVFPEDLEVSEKKIFDPQDKFLLLCNKLFVASCILAVSVDPLFLFLPFINDKAKCVGIDRKLAIVTTTLRTVIDSFYLFHMALRFRTAYVAPSSRVFGRGELVIDPAQIAKRYLQQYFIIDLLSVLPVPQIIVWRFLYSSRGANVLATKQALRYIVLVQYIPRFLRMYPLSSELKRTAGVFAETAWAGAAYYLLLYMLASHIVGALWYLLALERNNDCWSKACKDNDNCTRNFLFCGNQNMKGYDAWDDVKDPFLQLRCPVNVTDGEEPPFDFGIYLRALSSGIVSSKKFVSKYFFCLWWGLQNLSTLGQGLETSTYPGEVIFSIVLAIAGLLLFALLIGNMQTYLQSLTIRLEEMRVKRRDSEQWMHHRMLPPELRERVRRYDQYKWLETRGVDEENLVSNLPKDLRRDIKRHLCLALVRRVPLFENMDERLLDAICERLKPCLYTEKSFLVREGDPVNEMLFIIRGRLESVTTDGGRSGFYNRSLLKEGDFCGDELLTWALDPKSGSNLPSSTRTVKALTEVEAFALIADELKFVASQFRRLHSRQVQHTFRFYSQQWRTWAACFIQAAWRRYTKRKKLEELRKEEEMEEESSAARLIAGGSSPYSIRATFLASRFAANALRGVRKNRTAKLLALSQPTKELLKVQKPPEPDFSADC from the exons ATGGAGTCAAAATCTCAAGTAATCAGTGGCCATCGCGAGAAGTTCATCAG GTTGGATAGTATGGACCCAAGGAGTCCTGAAGCAGGTCTAAACAGATGCACATTAAACATCCAAAGACCAAAACGTTTTACTCAAGCAACCAAAGCATCATCCGGTTCTTTCAAGAAAGGGTTCAGAAAAGGATCCGAGGGTCTTTGGTCCATAGGCAGATCCATAGGACTCGGTGTTTCCCGCGCCGTCTTCCCTGAAGATCTCGAAGTTTCCGAGAAGAAAATCTTTGATCCGCAAGACAAGTTCCTTCTCCTCTGCAACAAGCTCTTCGTAGCTTCTTGCATCCTCGCTGTATCCGTGGACCCGCTCTTCTTGTTTCTCCCCTTCATCAACGATAAAGCCAAATGTGTTGGTATAGACCGGAAGCTAGCGATTGTGACGACCACGCTGAGGACGGTTATAGATTCTTTTTATCTCTTTCACATGGCTTTAAGGTTTAGAACAGCTTATGTCGCTCCTTCGTCGCGTGTTTTTGGTCGTGGAGAGCTTGTGATAGACCCTGCGCAGATAGCTAAACGGTATCTGCAACAGTACTTCATCATAGACTTGCTCTCTGTGCTTCCCGTTCCACAG ATTATAGTATGGAGGTTCCTCTACAGTTCTAGAGGTGCGAACGTTCTGGCAACAAAACAAGCACTTAGATACATCGTGTTAGTCCAATACATTCCGCGGTTTCTTCGTATGTATCCTTTAAGTTCAGAGCTGAAGAGAACCGCAGGAGTGTTCGCCGAAACCGCTTGGGCTGGTGCAGCTTACTACTTACTACTTTACATGCTTGCAAGTCAT ATTGTTGGAGCGTTGTGGTATTTGCTTGCGTTGGAACGCAATAACGATTGCTGGAGTAAGGCGTGCAAAGATAACGACAACTGTACGAGAAACTTTTTGTTTTGCGGTAACCAAAACATGAAAGGTTATGATGCTTGGGACGATGTCAAAGATCCGTTTCTTCAGCTGCGTTGTCCTGTAAATGTCACTGATGGCGAAGAGCCTCCCTTTGATTTTGGGATCTACTTGAGAGCTCTCTCCTCTGGCATTGTCTCATCTAAAAAGTTCGTCTCAAAGTACTTCTTCTGCTTGTGGTGGGGACTACAGAATCTTAG TACGCTTGGGCAAGGGCTTGAAACTAGCACATACCCTGGAGAGGTTATATTCTCCATAGTACTTGCTATTGCTGGACTTCTACTCTTTGCCCTTCTCATTGGAAACATGCAG ACTTATCTTCAATCGCTTACTATCCGGTTAGAAGAAATGCGAGTCAAAAGACGCGACTCGGAACAGTGGATGCATCACCGAATGCTTCCACCTGAGCTAAGGGAACGTGTCAGAAGATACGACCAGTACAAGTGGTTGGAGACGCGTGGAGTTGACGAAGAGAATCTTGTTTCCAACCTCCCAAAGGATCTTAGAAGAGACATCAAACGTCATCTCTGTCTCGCCTTAGTCCGAAGA GTTCCATTGTTTGAGAACATGGACGAGAGGCTGCTAGATGCGATCTGTGAGCGGCTCAAGCCATGTCTATACACCGAGAAGTCGTTCTTGGTCCGTGAGGGAGACCCTGTGAACGAGATGCTCTTCATAATCCGTGGCCGGCTCGAGAGTGTAACAACAGACGGTGGAAGAAGCGGTTTCTACAACCGCAGCTTACTTAAAGAAGGAGACTTCTGCGGCGACGAGCTTCTGACATGGGCCCTAGATCCCAAATCAGGCTCTAACCTACCGTCCTCGACAAGAACCGTCAAGGCCTTGACCGAAGTAGAAGCTTTCGCTTTGATAGCTGACGAGCTTAAGTTCGTGGCGAGCCAGTTCAGGAGACTTCACAGCAGACAAGTGCAGCACACTTTCAGATTCTACTCGCAGCAGTGGAGGACTTGGGCCGCTTGCTTTATCCAAGCTGCGTGGCGACGGTACACAAAGAGGAAGAAACTGGAGGAGCTTAGGAAAGAAGAGGAGATGGAGGAAGAGTCTTCTGCTGCTAGGCTTATCGCGGGAGGTAGTAGTCCTTATAGCATCAGAGCGACGTTCTTGGCTTCAAGGTTTGCTGCAAATGCGCTTCGTGGTGTTCGCAAGAACCGGACTGCGAAGCTGTTGGCTTTGTCACAACCAACTAAAGAGTTGTTGAAAGTTCAGAAACCTCCTGAACCAGACTTCTCTGCTGATTGCTAA
- the LOC106312467 gene encoding putative glutamine amidotransferase YLR126C, whose amino-acid sequence MVEQKRFALFLATCDSTFVKKTYGGYFNVFVSTFGEEGEQWDLFRVIDGEFPEEKDLDKYDGFIISGSLHDAFGDDDWIIKLCSICQKLDDMKKKVLGICFGHQILNRIKGGKIGRARRGADMGLRSITIAKDSVKPGGYFGDKTPNSLAIIKCHQDEVWELPESATLLAYSDKYNVEMASYGDHLLSIQGHPEYNKEILFEIINRVVGLNLMEQDLADKAKATMEDAEPDRKQWQTLCKNFLKGKTDQI is encoded by the exons ATGGTTGAGCAAAAGAGATTCGCTTTGTTTCTAGCGACGTGCGATTCAACGTTTGTGAAGAAGACATACGGAGGTTATTTCAACGTGTTCGTCTCGACGTTCGGCGAAGAAGGAGAGCAATGGGATCTCTTCCGGGTGATCGACGGCGAGTTTCCGGAGGAGAAGGATCTGGACAAGTACGATGGTTTCATTATCAGTGGTAGTCTCCATGACGCTTTCGGAGATGATGATTGGATCATTAAGCTTTGTTCGATTTGTCAAAAACTGGACGACATGAAGAAGAAGGTTTTAGGTATCTGCTTTGGCCATCAG ATACTAAATAGAATCAAAGGAGGAAAAATCGGAAGAGCGAGAAGAGGTGCAGACATGGGACTCAGAAGCATAACAATAGCTAAAGACTCGGTGAAACCTGGTGGTTACTTCGGAGACAAGACTCCAAATTCACTAGCCATCATAAAATGTCACCAAGACGAAGTTTGGGAACTCCCTGAGTCTGCTACGTTGCTTGCTTATTCAGACAAATACAACGTCGAGATGGCCTCCTATGGAGATCACCTCCTCTCCATCCAAGGCCATCCTGAGTACAACAAAGAGATTCTCTTCGAGATCATCAATCGTGTCGTCGGTCTGAACTTGATGGAG CAAGATCTTGCGGATAAGGCCAAAGCAACGATGGAAGACGCCGAACCAGATAGGAAACAGTGGCAGACTCTCTGCAAAAACTTTCTGAAAGGAAAAACCGATCAAATTTAA